Genomic segment of Thermoleophilaceae bacterium:
TTCTCCGCGTCCTCCACATAGTCGGCCGCCCACTCGTTCCAGTAGCGCTGGTTCGCCCGAGCATGCTCGCTCACGTCGCTCATGTGTGCTGGGCCCTCCGCCCCGTGAGCGCCGCCGCCACCCCCAGTCCCACCAGCACGAGGCCGGTTATCACCCTCTGCGCACGCGCGAAACCCGCCCGGCGCCGCACCGCCGTGCCCACCGTGCCCGCGAGCACGGCGTACATCCCGTCGCTCGCAAGCCCCACCGCGATCCAGATCAGTCCGAGCACGGCGATCTGCGGCGCGGCGCTGCGGCTGGGGTCCACGAACTGCGGGAGGAAGGCGAGGAAGAAGAGCGCCGTCTTCGGGTTCAGCACGTTCACGACGATCCCCTGGCGGAAGATG
This window contains:
- a CDS encoding LysE family translocator, translated to VLYIVAQSVEHGRRAGLTAVGGIHVGSTVHVAAATVGLSALLVSSALAFSAVKLVGAAYLIFLGIQRLLGRDGGEGASAARERDLRRIFRQGIVVNVLNPKTALFFLAFLPQFVDPSRSAAPQIAVLGLIWIAVGLASDGMYAVLAGTVGTAVRRRAGFARAQRVITGLVLVGLGVAAALTGRRAQHT